The Hermetia illucens chromosome 2, iHerIll2.2.curated.20191125, whole genome shotgun sequence genomic interval GTGAAAACCATATTGTTGTGTGGAGATGCCTCCTGCTTCCTCTACAATTGGGAACAACCTGTTGCAACTTTCCCACAGTGTCCTGCAAACAAATGAGACAATACGACGATGGCTCTCCAGGTGGTTTACCACTCTTTGGTAGCAGCACCCtcatttgccttttccactgagtcgggaaAGTGCCCTCTCCCAAGCAGGTaataaaattggaaatgaaCCACTCCCGCCTTACTTGAATCGTAACCTTCAAAGCCATCTTCGGTAGTCCGTCCAGAGTGGATGGTTTTTTAGCTTCTATCTTTTCGGAAGCAATGGTAAGCTCATCCTCTGTTATACTTGGGATATTCTTTGCGGGATGCTCTCTTTAGAGTGCAATAGTGAATTTGTTTTGCTGTGGGAATAGAATAGTCACTTTCCTTTGCAACAAAACTGCGCATTttatctgcggggtcctgcaccctTTCAACTTAGACATTACCGCTCTATAGGCTCCTCCCCATGCCTTTATGTCGGCCTCTTCGCAGAGTTCTTTAAAGGAATTCCATTTACTTTCACAGATCGCCTTTCGCAGCTCTCTTCGACTAGTTTCGTAGCTCGCCGTTCTCTTTACAATTTTCTGCTCACCATTTGCGGGCTGGTAATGTCTTTTCGCTTCTCCTTATATATCTCAGTGAACATTTCCGCGTCAAACATCTTCGCACTCCACTAGTTCGTCCGGCATGACTTTAAGTTCTTCGGGTGCTCCATTCTCCTTGTCTGCATTATACTAAACAGTATAGCTTGATGAGAATAGTGTTGGCTAACTCGCCAGGTAATGTCCCTCATCAACGGACTGCTTACGAAGGTAATATCTCCCACCGAACCTATCCTCTCTTTCCGGAAGGTGTAGATACTTCCGGAATCAGCAAAAACAATGTGCAGCGAAGAAAAAGCTTCCCACAATATAAACCCCCTGTTGTTAGAGACCTTGCTTCCCCACTCAGTAGAtcatgcgttgaagtctcccACGATGACAATAGTGGATCATACATTCGCGTCTAAAGCCTCATATTCCACGCTTGTTGCACTTGACGTAGCATAGTAATTATAGACATGAACACCGTTAATTTTAGTTCTTATGAACACATTACCAAGCGTTGCGGTTATCCCTTCGAACGGGAATCGTCCTGTCACTCAAATTTCTCACTTTTCACTTCCACTGttacttcaaatttaattcAAGATATATTAAACATAAATACAGTACGATCTATAtctaaatgaaaccatcgtgcacccaaatatataatatatggaatTACAAAATAGAAAGCAAAGAGCAATAAGAGACGTTGAGATTGGAGAAAGGATAGGAGGTTCCTAGTACGGATATTTTTTAACTGGGGTCTAGATAAACTAGAAGTTGTGCGCACCGACAGTGTTGAATATACCTCATTAAATCTATAAATAGTTTGGTGCTGATTTTCTTTAAGCAAAGAAGTATGTCTAGATTGACTGTGTGGTACATTTTTTTTGTGATCCGCATACAACAGGTAAGGGATGTCAGACAACACACAAGATAAGTCGGAATTGAAAATGTTAAATAGAAGAGGACCTAAATGAAAACCCTCTTGGATCGATCTCCTTGAAACTTAACGAATTGAGTTCGATCCAGAAGATAGGATTGAAACCAACTGAGTAAGGGACCCAATATACAGAAGTTACGTAATTTGCTCAATAGAACATGTTGGTCAACCCGGTTGAAGCCTTACTGAAATCTGTATAGATAGCGTCCACTTGGGGTGCTTTTTCCAATTCCCAGAGGACGTTAGAAACTATTATAGAATGATGAGATTCCTGGGGGTCGACCTATTTGTTCGAAATCCATGTTTTTGTTCGTTGAGAAGAGGATCAATGACAGGAGTGAGTTTATCATAGATCAGTTTCTCGAATAGTTTAGGGATAACTAACAAGATACCAACACCTCGGCCATTTTCGCTATTTCACTCTTAAGGATGGGTGTGAGATGAGAGGACTTCCACATGGATGAAAAATGCCCATTGAGAGTGATTTGTTAAAGATCAAATGCATAGTAGTCAAGTGGTCTATGTACTGCGAAGAAAATTAGGGAGGGATTAGATCGGGGCCAGGACATTTGTTCGCGTCGACTTCCTGAATAGCTTTGCACGGATAATGGGTAAAAAATATGTCACCAATAAACGATGCCGGAATCGTATCAGCCAACGTGGCAGGCTGTGGGATAAGAGGTGGGCAAAAAGTACTTTGAAAGTGATCAGCAAATAACTCACATATTTCCTGTAGGCGGAAAGAAGTTATCCCCTCTCTAAACATGGAAGTAGGGAGGCCGGTCTTCCGTTTTATattgacgaactcaaaaaaattGTTAGGATCTTTGATGATTTTTCCACCCACTGACCACCCATTAACATATGACTCAAATGCTTCGTGGAATTTTATGGTGAATTCCTTGGAAGTTGTATCATGCCCTTAAGATCCTCGCTGTAACTATTTTTGATAACTTTGTGGAGATTATTCCGTTTACTCCTAAGATGTCTTAAATTACTATCAAGCCAGAGTTCCGACAGTCTATTCCATTTCTTTATCTTTGGCACATAATAGTTGATGGCGTGAAAGATCATCTTGTAGAACGATGCTACAGAGCCATCTAGATCCAAAACTAAAAGGGAATTGGTTCatggttttcaaaaatttttaacGCCCTCACAGTCAGCATTTTATTATTGTACGAACGGATAAGGGGGGGATCCGAGGAGGTGAGTTAAACTGTAAGAGCGGCGTGATGGGGAGAGTTTGGGAAAATGTTCTCGGCATCAATAGTTGGACTATCCACTTCGTCGTAAACATTGGTAAAGATTAAATCAAGCCATTTACCGTTTTGATTTGGAGTAAGAATAACTTTCTGTATATCATTGCCACAAAATGCACTTATGAGAGTGAAGTCAATGGGATTAAGACAGTTGACAGGGATTAGGCAGCTGTCATTTTCATCGAAAATGAACCTAATTTTCGGACGGTTGAAGTCACCAGACACAATTATCCAATAATCCTCTCCTAATGCAATTGCGATGGAAGAAATTATATCAATGACCTCAATATAAGTAGCTTCGTCAGATCAGAGAGGAACGTAGACAATTCCGATAtaaagataatgttttcctaggaaGACgcttgcaaatttccattcaaaagagaaaatattaatGTTAATTGAGAACAACCTCACCAGGTAGAGAATTGTGAATTGTGATGAGAACACCGTCTCGCCTGGAAACACAGGTAGAAGCATAATTACGGTCAACTCTATAAATTGACCAATTGTCGTCCAGGATTTCTTCGCCTTTATATGAGCCATTCAACCAAGTCTCGGTAATCGCAATTACATTAAAATGGCaaggttttcatcatcatcatcaacggcgcaacaaccggtatccggtctaggcctgccttaataaggaactccagatatcccggttttgcgccgaggtccaccaattcgatatccctaaaagctgtctggcgtcctgacctacgccatcgctccatcttaggaagggtctgcctcgtcttctttttctaccatagatattgcccttatagactttccgggtgggatcattctcccccatacggattaagtgacccgcccaccgtaacctattgagccggattttatccacaaccggacggctacggaatcgtccatcctcatgcagggggccgaaaattcttcggaggattcttctctcgaacccggccaagagttctcaattcttcttgctaagaactctagtttccgaggaatacatgaggactggcaagatcatagttttgtacagtaacgagtacaatgggccaacacggcctgagtgctcagaagctgtagcttctcccccaccatacacacacacccacttgtacagtaagagctttgaccctatggtaagacgtttcgagcggaacagtttttgtaagctgaagtgcgctctgttggctgccaacaaccgtgcgcggatttcatcatcgtagtagttatcggttgtgattttcgaccctagataggagaaattgccaacggtctccaagttgtattctcctatccttattcttcttcgtgtttgaccagtgcggtttgatgttgttggttgattcgtcttcggtgctgacgttgccaccatatatttggtcttgccttcattgatgtgcagcccaagatcaccgcctgctcgatctggataaaggcagtttgtacatctcgggtggttcttcccatgatgtcgatatcgtcagcataggccagtagttttgtggacttaaagaggatcgtacctcttgcatttacctcagtatcacggatcactttctcgagggccaggttaaagaggacgcatgatagagcatccccttgtcgtagaccgttgttgatgtcgaatggtcttgagagtgatcctgctgcttttatctggcctcgcacattggtcagggtcagcctagtcagtcttattaatttcgtcgggataccgaattctctcatggccgggtacagttttaccctggctatgctatcataggcggctttaaagtcgatgaacagatggtgcaactgttctccatattccaacagtttttccatcgcttgccacagagagaaaatctgatctgttgctgatttgcctggagtagagcctttttggtatgggccaatgatgttctgagcgtatggggctatccggcctagcaagatagcggagaatatcttatagatggtactcagcaacatgatacctctataattgctgcactgtgtgatatctccctttttatgtatgagacagataatgcctcgttgccaatcgtcaggcattgatttgctgtcccataccttgagcacaagttgatgaaccacttggtgtaactggtcgcctccatatttaaccaattcgtctgtaattccatcggctcctggcgacttatgattttttagccgatgaattacacggacggtttctcctaaacttgatggtgggagtatttgtccgtcgtcttcagttggcgcgacctccaactcggcgatgttttggttgttcagtagctcatcaaagtactcaacccatccctctaatatgcccattctgtcggaaatcagatttccctttttgtctcggcaggatgagcatcgaggtgtataaggcttcatcctgctgacttattggtaaaacttccgcgcctggtgtggttgctccctgtacttttctagttcacagacttgttggttttcccaggcttcctttttccgtctgtaaagtcgcttctccgctcgacggagttcgtgataagtctctgcgcgtgcccgcgttctttgagaatgcaacattactcggtatgcggcattcttccgttccgttgctagcttacagtcatcgtcaaaccagccgttccgactccttttgcggctgaggccaagtatgtttgtggccgtatccgtgataacgttcttcaggtgattgtgaagatcacttgttgatgcttcatctccaggtcctcaaCGTTTTGCGTCGAAGAAAAGTTGATATACTTTATCTCTCAAGCCACTGCAGTTGAGGTATAGGAACATAGGAGTCATATGGGGAGTATTTCTTAGGGATCTCGGGGGAACTTTGTCATTAGAAATAATACTTCTTTTGGCTCTCGCGCAATTTTTGCTATGCTTTGAGTTCGCAAAGGAAGTATAAGAAGATGATGGTTCTTTTCCGGGCCAATGTCAACACCTTTTTTGtaacgcacattcagaagacaactcctaaatattCTGTTGATCGCGATATATCGGTTCTAATTAGATGTTTGCAGCCGGTTAGTCGAAACCCAACTAACTTTGTGGCAGCCCCTGTGCTCGAAAAGTGTACCGCCCATGATGGCGATGACGAGCCAGTAAAAATTGCCGAAGCTTACATACCTTTCGCAATTGATGTGACCATCACATGTCTTCATCGCATATCCATGCAGGGTGATTTCAGAattcaccttggcattcagattacccaaGGAACAAGCTATGCGAATCGCATGCGTTCTTAATCCTTCAATGCTAATCCCGTGCTACCTTTTGTAAAAACTGCGCTATTCAGATGCTCGAATTCCTCGGTGCTCTCTGAAGGGCTCGCCACTTGAGGTATAAAAGATTTGCAGGGTTGGTTTTCTGTGAGTAGTTTCTTGAAATTAGTGCAGACGTTTTAAACTCCCCATTTGCCTTCTTCGCAACGAATGTCCAACATACTATTATATAATATCTGGATTGAATAATACTTCATTATGATATGATCATATGATATGGTGATAAAATCGAATGAATGTCTTTTTAAACGCGCATTAGAAGTTTCTACTGGTGCATGATCAGTATTTCCTGTTCACAATTTAGTAGAGTAAAGTACATCCACATAGCCAGACTGTTCTTAAGTTTCACTATGATCATAGTTAACGCTGTGCAAACGATAAGCGCACAGCAGTGAAACAAGCACAAGAACAACACAGAGACTCATGACTGGTATTTAAACCCAGAGCAGCTACGTTGAGGTCCTGATGCTCCAACGCATCCTCCAAAGAAGCACTTAAGCTGCTCTTACTTTAAGGAAAACATATTCACTGTAAGACAGAGATGAGTCAATTTGAGAGTGCGCCTATGTTTTTCTTCATTTAATTTCAAGGGCCGACGGGTTTGTTTCCCAAATAACAAGAAAATAATGGAACTGCAAGGTACTTAGCAAAAGATTCGCACATTCAGGTTCAATAAGTTCTTGCAATAATGCATAACACTATTTTGTGCCCCAGTTTCAAAACGGTTCGACTATTTTCAACAACCTAAAAATATACTCGTATAAGTTTGAAATGTGGAATGAATTTCAATTGCCAGATCATCTGAAAGAGTCTTTTTGCGAAACCAGTCAGGCGAACGCAAAGAAATCGAAGAATCGGTTCACTTTGAATGCAATTAGTATTCGATATAAATAGGGGGCCCATCAATTAAGTGAACATAGTCGTTCAAGCGTCTTATTCAgatcaacacaaaaaaaaaccttacacCTAAACAACATGTTCAAGTCAGTAAGTACAAAGAGAAAAGGATAATGTCTGGGAGTTACAGATAAATCCAATGTTGAACTAAATCTCTTATGGTTTTCctgaatttaataatttttttgtcaTTCCACAGATCATTGTTCTTGTTGCCATTGTCGCTTGCGCCTTTGGAAAACCATCAGGACTCGTTGCCCCACTAGCATACAGTGCTCCAGTTGTAGCTGCCGCCCCAGCTGTTGTCACTGCTTCCAGCTCCCAAGTTGTCGCTCGTAACTACAATGGAATTGCCGCTCCCTTAGTTGCTGCTGCTGCCCCAGTTGCCTATGCCGCCCCAGCCGCTGTAGCCGCTCCTTTCGCCGCTGCTCCATTGGCTTACAGTGCTCCAGCTCTTGCCGCTCCACTTGCTTATTCAGCCCCAGCTTTGGCTGCAGCCGCTCCACTCACCTATGCTGCCCGCTATGCTGCAGGATTTGCACCAGCCGCATATGCAGCTGCCCCAGCTTTGTGGTAATTTAACAGAACAAAGACTGATTTGTTGTTGTCAAATTTTTTGTGATGATTAAATggtaatttgataaaaaaattcgaaattgGCTTCTCCATTATTGTTTTTTAAGTTTAGAGAATCAACTTTTTTCTAGTGCTTGAACTACTAATAGAAAGAAGGTAGTGCATCATTACATTTCATAATCGCCATGACAAACGACACCATGGACATCACACGATCgcatataatttttaaaataaggaACCTCTGCGCAATCGCCATGATCAACGAAAATATGCGTAAAATTGTTTCACCGGCAATTTTCGAGATAATTTCTCAATATATCCGAACCAAAGTTCACGGCACTTTGGTAGTAGAAGTTTTTGGCATGTATGTGGGAAAGTTCAAGGTTGTAAAAGGTAATGAAGACCAAAATTGAAGGTCATGAAGGTTCCTTGAACACCATGACACTTTTAAGTTGATTTCTGGCTTCAGGGAAACcatattccaacttgtttagaAAAACAAAGTAAGTCATTAAAGGTAGCTTCCGAGCTGTATTGAACCGCAAGTTGGGGCGCTGTTCAttgcttttatagtcggccaacactcagaaccgtataGGTTGACTGGACttaaatccctcagttctgggAAGATACTGCCACTGGCAGTAGTAGCGCCTATTCGATCAGGCACGGAAGAAGACCACACACGATCTTCCCGCCTTTGAACAAATAGTTCTAGACCAGCTTTGTCGTGAGACGCCACGACAACATTTTAGGCATAAAGCAATGGGTAGAGCGCTGAACGTTGAGTATCCCTGTCACTCGTGACAAGAACAAAGATGAGTGGCAAAAAGGCGGTTACATAATGGAAACTGATGGAGACGCGAAGCAATTTTATATGAATAACTGCGCAACGTATATTGTGTTAGTAGTACCGCACTTCTTGACAAACGGGCTTGGTTCACTGTGGGTTGGATGATATCACGAATGTGCCTGTCAAGAATGCGTACAAAGCATCTACATGGTatataataacaacaacaaggAAAAGATTAATAATTAGAGCATTCGGCTGGACTGGCTTTTTCTCACATTGGTGTGCGGCTGTGCCTTCTACCAGTCAGATCGTATTCTACCTTGCTCGTTAGCATCATTGGAAAACTCACTGACAGGTGAAATTGAACCAAATTTTTGGAATGCTCGCCAAAGTGATACCTAATCAAATTCTTTCGTTGAACTCTCTTAGAGAGGTTAGAGGTTTCTGTAAATCGCCCTCGTCGTCCCAAATCCCCTCCGCACAGTTTATCGTTAAGATATTTATAAAAAACAACTCCGGTAAAAGCGATCGCTCTCTTTCTTCTCCAGCTCAC includes:
- the LOC119648304 gene encoding cuticle protein 16.5-like, which gives rise to MFKSIIVLVAIVACAFGKPSGLVAPLAYSAPVVAAAPAVVTASSSQVVARNYNGIAAPLVAAAAPVAYAAPAAVAAPFAAAPLAYSAPALAAPLAYSAPALAAAAPLTYAARYAAGFAPAAYAAAPALW